The genomic DNA GTCTTGACGTTGGCTGTAAATAATCTCACGCTGTTCGCGCATCACATCGTCATACTGAAGGACTTGCTTACGAGAATCGTAGTTGTTTCCTTCCACGCGTTTTTGGGCACTTTCTACTTGACGAGTCAAGACACGAGATTTGATTACGGAGTCTTCTTCGCTCAAGTTCATGTGCTCCATAAAGGCTTTGATGCGCTCAGAACCAAATCGCTTCATCAATTCATCTTCAAGTGAGAGATAGAATTGCGATTCTCCTGGATCTCCTTGACGTCCTGAACGTCCGCGAAGCTGGTTATCAATACGACGGCTTTCGTGACGCTCTGTACCGATGACACAGAGTCCGCCCAATTCACGCACACCTGGGCCCAACTTGATGTCTGTACCACGTCCGGCCATGTTGGTCGCAATGGTCACGGCACCTCGTTGGCCGGCATTCATAATGATTTGCGCTTCACGATAGTGGTTCTTCGCGTTCAACACTTCGTGAGGAACTCCTGCTGCCACCAAACGCTTCGAAAGATAGTCAGAAGTTTCAACGGCTACTGTACCAACGAGGACAGGCTGGCCTTTTTCATAACGAGCCTTCACATCTGCTACGACTGCATTGAATTTGTATTCCAAACTTGGATAAAGCAAGTCTTCGTGGTCAACGCGGGCAATTGGACGGTTGGTAGGAATCTGAACAACGCGGATGTTGTAAATTTCACGGAATTCTTCTTCTTCGGTCTTACAAGTACCGGTCATCCCTGCCAATTTCTTATACATACGGAAAAGGTTTTGGTAGGTGATAGAGGCACTGGTCTTCGATTCATTTTGAACAGGTACGCCTTCTTTTGCTTCAATGGCTTGGTGCAAACCATCTGAATAGCGACGGCCTTCCATTGTACGACCTGTGAATGGATCGATAATCATGACTTCTTGGTTTTCATTGACCAAGTAGTCCACATCGTAGGTCATGATGTAGTTAGCACGAAGGGCGTTGTCGATAAAGTGGGTCAATGCTACGTTTTCAATGTCGTACAGATTTTCCAAACGGAAGAAACTTTCCGCCTTGTCAATCCCTGAGTCTGACAGACCAATCGTTTTGGACGGAACATCGATGATGTAGTCATCCTGATTCAGTGACTTAACCAAGTTGTCTGCCAAGAAGTAGAGCTGGTTGGTTTCTGAACTTTGTGGGCCTGAAACAATCAACGGTGTTCGTGCTTCGTCAATCAATACAGAGTCTACCTCATCGACCAAGGCAAAGTTGAGCGGGCGCTGTACCATGTCTTCAGCCCGAACAACCATGTTGTCACGAAGGTAGTCAAAACCAATCTCCGAGTTGGTAGAGTAAGTAATGTCGCAGTTGTAAGCCTCGCGTTTCTCAAAAGAAGATTTAGCCGCCAAGTTAATACCGACAGACAAGCCCAACCAGGAGTAGAGTTGCCCCATTTCTTCACCGTCACGAGTAGCTAGGTATTCGTTAACTGTTACAACGTGAACCCCTTCGCCAGCTAGTGCATTGAGGTAAACTGGCATGGTCGCAGTCAGGGTTTTTCCTTCTCCCGTACGCATTTCAGGAATATCCCCGTTATGCAGGACAATACCTCCCATGATTTGGACAGGGTAAGGGTAGAGGCCGAGAACACGTTTTGATGCTTCCCGCACCACCGCATAAGCTTCGTAAAGGAGGCTGTCTAGGCTTTCGCCTGCTTGATAGCGCTGTTTAAATTCATCTGTTTTGGCCTGCAATTCCGCATCAGACAGGGCTGCCATCTCATCTGCATAGGCAATAACCTTATCTGCCATTTTTTCTAATTTTTTCAATTCTCCCTTGTCATTTTCAACGAGAGAACGAAGTATATTTGTTACCATATCAGTCATCCTATAATTATTTTCGTTCAATGATATATTGTATCATAATTATAGCTTCATTTCAAGATACACCCCTTCTCTTCTGCTATCTCTTGCTGATTTTTCCCAATTTCATTCTTTCAAGGGTTGCTTGCTTTTCATTGACCGGAGAATAAGGCGAACAAACCGTCTCTATACTTCTTTCTCAGTCAAAAAATAGACAAAAAACAGACCTGGGGCGGACTTCCCCAGATCTGTTTGATAATGTCTAGTCTTTCTTAAGCAGCTTCTTTCTTTTTCAAAAGAAGAAGTCCTGAAAGTGAAACAAGAATCATTGCTCCCAAATAGGCCATTGAATCCTCAACAGAACCCGTATGTGGCAATTGGCTACTTGAGGCAGTTGCAATTTCTGCTGCTGCAACACGCTCACCTGTCACCAGAGAAAGAATTGGTGCTGGCGAAGTGACTTTGTCTGTCGGTGCTGAAACAGCGGTGTTCACGCTTTCTCCCTTAACAGTTGCCTGTGGCACAGAAGCCGCATTAGTGTAATCTGTTCCTGCTAGCAATTCTGCTTGGTTGCTAAAGCCGTCACCGTCTGTATCTGCCGACAAATCAAAGGCTGGTAGAGCATCAGCATAGGCCGCTTCCACCTTAGATGTCACAAGCGGTACAGAAGATGCGTCGGTGTAGTCAGTTCCCGCTAACAACTCTTCTTGGTTGCTAAAGCCGTCGCCGTCTGTATCGGCTGATAAATCAAAGGCTGGTGGGGCTTCCGTCAGAAGCGCTTCTACCTTAGATGTCACAAGCGGTACAGACGTTGAATCTGCATAGTCTGTTCCTGCTAACAATTCCTCTTGGTTGCTAAAGCCGTCGCCGTCCGCATCAGCTGACAAATCAAAGGCTGGAAGGACAGGCGCAGTTACTGAGCTGCCTTTTAGGTCAATATGACCTACAGGAGGAGCAACTGCTGTCGCCTCTTCGCCCTTAGCCGTCACAAGCGGTACAGATGTTGGATCTGCATAGTCTGTTCCTGCTAACAATTCCTCTTGGTTGCTAAAGCCATCGCCGTCTGTATCAACTGACAAATCAAAGGCTGGTGGAGCTTCTGTCGTGAGCGCTTCTCCCTTGCTAGTCAACGTCAGGTTGAGGAGATTGCGAACTGCTTTTTCTACTTCATAGGTTTGAGGAAGGTCAAGCGCTTGATAGCCAGCAGGCAATTCTACACGGATGGTGTAGGTTCCTTGGTTAATCAGACGCTCAAAAACTTCTGGTGCATAACGTGCACGAGTCAATTCAATTTCTTCACCGTACTGATTGATGAGGAAAATCTTTGTCCCCTCTGGAGCAAGTCCACCAAAATCTGCCATAACTGGGTAGCGGACAAGTGGTGTTACACGGAAGGATACACCCAAGAGACTATTCTCCTCTGAAACAGTAAAGGTCTTAATGGTTGGCTCCCCATCAACTAGACGGGAAACATCCTTATCTAGCAGATGCAACTCAACAGTGTAGGTACCGAACGGCAAGAGCTGCAGGTTGCTAAGCGGGCCGCCTGGTTTTACCAATTCTGCAATAACATTTCCATCCGCATCACGAATCAGGTAGTTGTAACCGGTTGGGTGTTCTTCTCCTGTCTGGTCGTTGATCACTTGAACCACGACAATACCATGGTCGCTTGGGAGATCTGCAAATTCTGCAAGGTTGGCACTCAGGACATTTCCGGCCAAATCTTCCACTGCATAGAAGAAGCTTGAAACATCCAAGTCACGCCCGAGAATATCCTTGCTTGGCAAGGTGTATACACCGTTTTCGTCCACCGGTACATAGATGCGTTTTGCCTGTGTCAAAACCTCTTTGAGCGGACGGCCGCTCGGTCCGATATTGTTCGGATCTTCCAATTCGATTGGGTTGCCATTTTCATCCTTGGTTGGGATGATGTAGTAGACCCGCTGACGGTAAATTGGCAGGCCGTAAGCAATTGGTGAACGTGGCTTAAAGGTCATATTGTCTACATCCAAAATACCGGTCGTGATGGCTGGACGCACTCGGCTTACCTGAATGGTAAATTCCATGGTTTGCAATTGGCTACCAGCCGTGGTTGGGAGGTAGGAAATCACATAGTGGTAGGTGCCATCTGGCACATCTTTTCCGTTGGCATCTTTTGCTTCCCAAATGGTTGTTTCTAAGAGGTGGGCACGAGGATTGGATTCTCTGCCAGCGTAGAAATTCTTACCACCTGAGATTGGTTCGCTAATCCATAGCGGATTGCTACGATCTGTGTCATCAGCCTTGTAGACTGTCGCAGTCAGGTTACGGAAGTTCCGCAAGAAAACACCACGGAACATCAAGGCATCACGGTTGCCATCACCGTTTGGTGAAAGGGCAAGGATTGGTCGGCCTTGTTCATCGCGTTTAATAAGGAAATTGCCGTTTCCATCATCGAATGTTCCTAGAACAAGAGGCGATTGCACCCCGTGCTCACCAGTTTCGTGATTGAATTCGGCCTTGCTGGAAACAAGGGCAGTGTAGAAGTTTCTCTCATCTAGAGTCAGACTTCCATCTGCAGAAAAGCCATTTTCTGTATAGAATGGCGTTTCTTGACCTGTAAAGTCATAGATAGATTTCTCAAGAACAGCCAAGTTTTGGAATTGACCGCGGAAACCAACAAACGGGATACTTACAAGGTCAATGCCTTCGACTGCATCAAGGAAACGGACAAATCCTTCAAGATAGTAGCCGTTTGGCATCAAGGACGTCAATTCAGATGCGAAGCTAGAGGCATCCAAACGAATGGTGATGGTCTTGCTAGACTGACCTGCCAGTATAATAGTTTCCCCTTCTACCTGAGCCAACTGGCGAGGCTTCAGGCTGAAGCGTCCGTCTTTGACTTCATCCGTATTGAGGTGGGTCAGATAGCGTACTGTCTGCTCCTTGTCAGAAGTATTCGTTAGAACCACCGTCACATCAAATTGGTCCTGGACATTTCCAAGAGAGATGCTTGGATAGTTTTCCAATCCTGTCACATAGAGAGAACTTGCAATCGCAGCAGGCACATCAATCAGCCCTGCCCCCTGCTGACGAGGAGAAACATAGGCATTAGAAGCCTGATCGAAGTGAGGACGAGCCGTACTCATCAAAACTTGTTTGATCCGCTCTTGCAGTTGTTCTGACGATAAATCTGGGTATTTTTCAAGCAACGCTTTCTTAACCAAAGCAATAGCACCCGCCACATGAGGAGAAGCCATCGAGGTTCCGTTCATGCTAGCATACTTGCCATTGTTGATACTAGAGTAAATCGCGCCACCAGGTGCTGTTACATCTGGTTTCAATTCACCGTCTGCTGTCAAGCCCCAGCTGGTGAAGTCTGACATTTGATTGGCTTCTGGGTTGGGCAAAAGAGCTGTCTTTTTGTTAAAAACGAGCTTATAAACGCCCGCATCTGACTGAGCTGCTAATTCTTTACCTAGCTTCATCGGAATGAAGATAGATGGAATGGCACGCGCATCGCGAGTCGTTACCGCCATTGAGAGGTCATTTCCAGTTTCAACGTTATTAAAAATAACTGCTCCCACAGCACCGTTTTTCTTCGCTGTTGCAATTTTGTCATTGAAAGAAATCGCGCCACGTTGGATAAGAGCCACTTTACCAGTCAATGCTTTGCCAGTAAAATCTTCTGGTTTTCCAAGGCCAACAAACACATACTCGTACTCCTTGCCAGCAACAAAATCTTGAGCAAGGCCGCTCGGCTTGGTAAAGGTTCCCAAACCATTGTCAAACTCTGGCTTATTCTCCATCCCAAGAACCTGAAAGACTTCTTTGGTAACGTGTGAGTTATTGTAAGAAGCCACAGCGATTGAGTCTTTGGCAGCCGCAGGAGAAGCGACCAGTCCATAATCTGGATTGGCTACCAGAGGATTTCCTTGACCTTCGCCCCAAGCGGTATCATTTCCAGCCGCGATAACGACCGAAACCCCTTTTTTCTTGGCATCTTCAATTGCCTGATTCAGGGCGACGCTGGCATCAATCAGGGAACCAGCTGCCGAACCCAAACTAAGGTTGATAACATCTGCTCCCAATTTAACCGCGTCTTCAATAGCGCGGATGTAGAGGAAGGGTTGGGTACCACTGCCGCCTCCAAAATTATCTGAAAAGACACGCATGAACATGAGCTGAGCTTCTGGCGCAACCCCGACAATCTTAGAACCACTACTATCCTCTTGCGAAGGATTACCGGCTGCAATCCCTGCAACATGGGCTCCGTGAGAGGCTTCCTTGTTCTCTTTGACTTCTGTGTTGGTATCCAGATAGTTGTAAACAAAGACAATTTTCTCATTTTGCCATTGGCCGTAGTTGATTCCCGCCGCTTCCTTTACAGCATTAAAATCAGCTTCTGTCTTATACTTCGCCTTTTCTGGGTCAGTTAGACGAAAGGCATCGTGTTCAACGTCAATCCCAGAGTCCACGATAGCGACAACCATCCCCTCACCTTTGTTCCCAGCTTCCCAAACTGTCGGAACATTGATAAGGGCATTGCTCTCATGAGAATAGGGTTCTTCAGTCGCTGCTTGACTAGACACCGATCCAGAAACTGTCGTTTCTGTACCAGTGGTCGTCGGCTGGTTTTCCGATGATGCAGGTTCTTCTGAAGAAAGTTCTGTCCCAGTAGCAGGACTGGTTTCATCAGTAAGAACTGTTCCATTTTCTGTATCTGTTGAACTAGGGCTTTCAACTTCTGCTGCCAGAGTCACTGTCGGAACTTCTGTCGTCAGACTGGATGTTGTTGTAACAGCATCTGCAGTCGTTGTTGTCTCTGTTGTCGCATGAACCGTTGCAAGTCCTACATTCATGGATACAAGTAGCGCTGCTAAGAATCCTAGCTTAGCATAACCACCAAATCTATGATTGTTCATAGACCATAACCTCCCTGATAATTTTTTGATTATTTTAACAATAATACAAGAACCAGTATACCATGAAAGCGCCTATCAAACAATCTAAATATTCTGATTATTGAATAAAAAGCAAACGTTGTATCTCTTATTGGCTATTTTGGGTCGAAAAACACCTGCCCATCAGAACAAAATAAAGAAAAGAAAAAGAAAAAATCCGACATTTTGCCGGAATTTTCCAAACACAAGTTCTTGTTTGTTAGCCCTCATTCTTTTGGTCTTCTATCTCTTGCTTGGTTCGAACAGTATCACGATGAGATGGGTCGTTCAAATAGAGATAATAAGTCCCCTCCACTTTAATAATGTAGCCGTTTTGAACTTCCTGAACAATATGTTCCTCATTAAGCACATATTCCGCATCCGTCATCAACAACTCTTCACTGAAAATCGAATCATAAGGAAGGCTACCGTTATAGTAATGATAATGATCCCCGTGTGAGGTAACATACCCCTGGTCGTTTATGCTCACGACAATCTGCTCTGCATCAATCTTCTCTTTTGCGGATATTTCATCTGGGGTCAGCTCCTCTGTCTGAGAGGACTGGCTGGCACTAGACTTTTCTGGTTCAACATAGGCTACCCGGTTCTTTGTTTCTTCCATTGACTGGTAGCTAATCAAGTGATACGCATAAAGACTCAAGCCCACCAGCAGGGTTGCTGCGGCGCCGATTAACAGTTTCTTCTTCATCTTTTCCTCCTATTTACTTAGCTCTTTTACCAGCGTTTCCAGCACACCTTCCAAATTTTCCAAATAGGTCAGATTATTGGCGGGGTCAGCCTCCAATGGATCCAACACTTGTAGGCGCACTCCGGTGGAGCTGGCTAGGGATTGTGCTAATTTTTCAGAAACGCCACGTTCTGTAAAAATGGTCTTCACCTGATAGCGATCCACAAAATCCTTAATCTCAGCCAGCCTACGGGGACTAGGTTCTTCCTCAGAAACGCCCGCTATCCCTAGCTGTGTCAGCCCAAAACGTCGGGCTAGATAGGAAAAGGCTGTGTGTTGAGTGACAAAGGTTTTGGTTTTGGCTTGAGCAAAAAGTGGCTGATATCTGGCTACCAAACTCTCGGCTCTTGCTTTCAAATCCGCAGCATTTCTACGATAACTCTCTTCGTTGCTCGGATCCAGTTGTGCTAAGAGTTCTGCGATTTTCTCCGCCTCTTCTCCCACCAAGCTAGGGTCCAACCAGGTATGAGGATCATAGAGATTGGACTCATCCATCCCTTCTGCTACCTCTACCTCTTCCAAGCCAGCAACACGGGACAAAGCCATGCCCTCTGTTGCCTCTAGCACTCGAACGGTTGAGCCTTCCAAGTTTGGATCCAAACGACCCGCCCATGACTCCAAGATATGGGAATGATAAATAAAAGCATCCGCATCATAAATTGCCCGAATATCACTTGCTGACGGCTCAAATGAATGGATTCCTGTGCCTGAACGAATCATCCGTACATCGTTCAGATTACCCGACACTTCCTTAACCATCGAATAAACAGGATAAAAACTGGTTACAATCCGCAACCCTGAATCTAGTTCTTCTTTCTGCTCTATTGTTTGACAAGCAGCCAACAACAACAAACTAAAACCTGCCACAATGAGCCTGCATATGCCTTGTTTCATTTTTTCTCCTTTTCAGATTAACCAGTTAACTATACCACTTAACTATTAACCAGTCAAGTTTTTTGAGAAAAAATTGCTAAATCTCTTCTTCACTTGAATGTCTTGGAAAAATGCTAGTTAATCTGAACAAGCCACTAGCAAAAAAGAACAGCCCCTTTCGGAACTGTTCCTTTCATCATGGTTCGATTTATTTCACACTAGCTGTGCTTGTGATCACATCAACAGCTTTCTTCACAGCGATGTCGTGTTTGAGCATTTCTGGAGAAAGAAGGGTACGAACTTGTGCCACTTCCATCTTGTAAGTTGCTGCCAAGTCTTCGATTTCCTTGTTGATTTCTTCTTCTGTTGCTTCAAAACCTTCTGCTTTTGCTACTGCTTCAACAACCAAGTTGGTCTTAGTACGTTTTGCTGCATCCGCTTCGTATTGCTTGTGAAGGTCTTCTTTTGTAGTACCAGTGATTTGGAAGTACATGTCTGGTGAAATACCTTGTTGCTGCATGCCACCCAAGAATTCATTCATCGCACGATGTACTTCTTCGTGAATCATTTCTTCTGGAAGATCTACGATTTCAGCATTTTCTACTGCCAATTCAAGCGTTGCTGATTCTACCGCATCTTCATAAGCTGCTTCTTTTGCTGCTTCTAACTCTTTGCGGTACTTCGCTTTCAACTCATCCAATGTTTCTACTTCTTCATCGATGTCTTTTGCCAACTCGTCGTCAAGCGCAGGAACTACTTTTGCTTTTACTTCATGGATTTTTGTCACGAAGAGGGCTGGCTTACCTGCAAGATCAGTTGCTTGATAGTCTTCTGGGAAGGTTACTTCAACGTTTACTTCTTCACCAGCTGCATGACCAACCAACTGTGCTTCAAAACCTGGGATAAATTGACCTGAACCAAGTCCAAGTGAGAAATTCTCACCTTTTCCACCGTCAAATTCAACACCATCAACAGAGCCAACAAAGTCGATAACCACGGTGTCGCCTTCTGCTGCTGGCCCTTCTTTGAGGGTCAACTCAGCCAAGTTGTTACGCTCGCGCTCGATTTTCGCATCAACTTCTTCATCAGATACTTCTTTGGTTGCTTCTACTGAAACTGTCAGGTTCTTGTAGTCACCCAATTTTACTTCAGGTTTGGTAACTACTTCAGCAGTAATCACCCAGTCTTGACCTTTTTCCATTGATACAACATCAATTTTTGGCTGTGCAACCACTTCAAGTCCAGCTTCTGCTACCGCTGCTTCATAAGCGTTTGGCAAGAGAGCATTCACTACATCCTGATAAAGAGCTTCTTCACCAAATTTTTGGTTGAAGACAGCGCGTGGCAGGTGACCTTTACGGAAACCTGGAAGGTTGATATCTTTCTTAACTTTGTTGAAAACGCGATCCAATTCTGGTTTGATAGCGTCTTGAGCGATTGTAAACGTCAAAACACCACGGTTGGTTTCTTTTGATTCAAATGATACTGACATTCCGTCATACTCCTTAAAATTTTTTTGCATACTCTTTATTATATCACAAAAGCCCACGTTTTCAACGATTTTATGACTCCCTTTTTGGGAAAGGGCAGAGTACTAGTTTCTTAGTACTAAGTCATTTACTTGGAATAAAACAAATCATTCATCCTCCTTTTCCCGATAGGCTTCTTCTAGTTCATACTCAAAGCGTTTCTTTTCAACCTGCCGCTGCTCGTCAAGGAGATCGTGTTCTGTCATGGTATCGCGATAGAAGATGTCTACCCTGTCTTGCAACTGATAGACAAAATGATGACTATCTTGAGGAATCTCTTCTCCTCGATAAGCATCGTAGATTTGGTCAATTAAAAAATCGGTTCTCATCCGAAAGTGACGCTGAAAATCTTCCAAACCATCTTCAATCTGTT from Streptococcus oriscaviae includes the following:
- the secA gene encoding preprotein translocase subunit SecA; the protein is MVTNILRSLVENDKGELKKLEKMADKVIAYADEMAALSDAELQAKTDEFKQRYQAGESLDSLLYEAYAVVREASKRVLGLYPYPVQIMGGIVLHNGDIPEMRTGEGKTLTATMPVYLNALAGEGVHVVTVNEYLATRDGEEMGQLYSWLGLSVGINLAAKSSFEKREAYNCDITYSTNSEIGFDYLRDNMVVRAEDMVQRPLNFALVDEVDSVLIDEARTPLIVSGPQSSETNQLYFLADNLVKSLNQDDYIIDVPSKTIGLSDSGIDKAESFFRLENLYDIENVALTHFIDNALRANYIMTYDVDYLVNENQEVMIIDPFTGRTMEGRRYSDGLHQAIEAKEGVPVQNESKTSASITYQNLFRMYKKLAGMTGTCKTEEEEFREIYNIRVVQIPTNRPIARVDHEDLLYPSLEYKFNAVVADVKARYEKGQPVLVGTVAVETSDYLSKRLVAAGVPHEVLNAKNHYREAQIIMNAGQRGAVTIATNMAGRGTDIKLGPGVRELGGLCVIGTERHESRRIDNQLRGRSGRQGDPGESQFYLSLEDELMKRFGSERIKAFMEHMNLSEEDSVIKSRVLTRQVESAQKRVEGNNYDSRKQVLQYDDVMREQREIIYSQRQDVITADRDLAPEIKAMIKRTIERQIASHKVGSREEALDAILKFAHMNLVAEDSLSLADLESLNYNEIEEELYNRALQVYDSQVGKLRDEERIREFQKVLILRVVDNKWTDHIDAMDQLRNAVSLRGYAQNNPVVEYQSEAFNMFNDMIGAIEFDVTRLMMKAQIHDNIERERASQEAHTTAAKNIIPAKGNQAGKNVSFEGVERNAPCPCQSGKKFKNCHGRK
- a CDS encoding S8 family serine peptidase, whose protein sequence is MNNHRFGGYAKLGFLAALLVSMNVGLATVHATTETTTTADAVTTTSSLTTEVPTVTLAAEVESPSSTDTENGTVLTDETSPATGTELSSEEPASSENQPTTTGTETTVSGSVSSQAATEEPYSHESNALINVPTVWEAGNKGEGMVVAIVDSGIDVEHDAFRLTDPEKAKYKTEADFNAVKEAAGINYGQWQNEKIVFVYNYLDTNTEVKENKEASHGAHVAGIAAGNPSQEDSSGSKIVGVAPEAQLMFMRVFSDNFGGGSGTQPFLYIRAIEDAVKLGADVINLSLGSAAGSLIDASVALNQAIEDAKKKGVSVVIAAGNDTAWGEGQGNPLVANPDYGLVASPAAAKDSIAVASYNNSHVTKEVFQVLGMENKPEFDNGLGTFTKPSGLAQDFVAGKEYEYVFVGLGKPEDFTGKALTGKVALIQRGAISFNDKIATAKKNGAVGAVIFNNVETGNDLSMAVTTRDARAIPSIFIPMKLGKELAAQSDAGVYKLVFNKKTALLPNPEANQMSDFTSWGLTADGELKPDVTAPGGAIYSSINNGKYASMNGTSMASPHVAGAIALVKKALLEKYPDLSSEQLQERIKQVLMSTARPHFDQASNAYVSPRQQGAGLIDVPAAIASSLYVTGLENYPSISLGNVQDQFDVTVVLTNTSDKEQTVRYLTHLNTDEVKDGRFSLKPRQLAQVEGETIILAGQSSKTITIRLDASSFASELTSLMPNGYYLEGFVRFLDAVEGIDLVSIPFVGFRGQFQNLAVLEKSIYDFTGQETPFYTENGFSADGSLTLDERNFYTALVSSKAEFNHETGEHGVQSPLVLGTFDDGNGNFLIKRDEQGRPILALSPNGDGNRDALMFRGVFLRNFRNLTATVYKADDTDRSNPLWISEPISGGKNFYAGRESNPRAHLLETTIWEAKDANGKDVPDGTYHYVISYLPTTAGSQLQTMEFTIQVSRVRPAITTGILDVDNMTFKPRSPIAYGLPIYRQRVYYIIPTKDENGNPIELEDPNNIGPSGRPLKEVLTQAKRIYVPVDENGVYTLPSKDILGRDLDVSSFFYAVEDLAGNVLSANLAEFADLPSDHGIVVVQVINDQTGEEHPTGYNYLIRDADGNVIAELVKPGGPLSNLQLLPFGTYTVELHLLDKDVSRLVDGEPTIKTFTVSEENSLLGVSFRVTPLVRYPVMADFGGLAPEGTKIFLINQYGEEIELTRARYAPEVFERLINQGTYTIRVELPAGYQALDLPQTYEVEKAVRNLLNLTLTSKGEALTTEAPPAFDLSVDTDGDGFSNQEELLAGTDYADPTSVPLVTAKGEEATAVAPPVGHIDLKGSSVTAPVLPAFDLSADADGDGFSNQEELLAGTDYADSTSVPLVTSKVEALLTEAPPAFDLSADTDGDGFSNQEELLAGTDYTDASSVPLVTSKVEAAYADALPAFDLSADTDGDGFSNQAELLAGTDYTNAASVPQATVKGESVNTAVSAPTDKVTSPAPILSLVTGERVAAAEIATASSSQLPHTGSVEDSMAYLGAMILVSLSGLLLLKKKEAA
- a CDS encoding metal ABC transporter solute-binding protein, Zn/Mn family; this translates as MKQGICRLIVAGFSLLLLAACQTIEQKEELDSGLRIVTSFYPVYSMVKEVSGNLNDVRMIRSGTGIHSFEPSASDIRAIYDADAFIYHSHILESWAGRLDPNLEGSTVRVLEATEGMALSRVAGLEEVEVAEGMDESNLYDPHTWLDPSLVGEEAEKIAELLAQLDPSNEESYRRNAADLKARAESLVARYQPLFAQAKTKTFVTQHTAFSYLARRFGLTQLGIAGVSEEEPSPRRLAEIKDFVDRYQVKTIFTERGVSEKLAQSLASSTGVRLQVLDPLEADPANNLTYLENLEGVLETLVKELSK
- the tig gene encoding trigger factor, which encodes MSVSFESKETNRGVLTFTIAQDAIKPELDRVFNKVKKDINLPGFRKGHLPRAVFNQKFGEEALYQDVVNALLPNAYEAAVAEAGLEVVAQPKIDVVSMEKGQDWVITAEVVTKPEVKLGDYKNLTVSVEATKEVSDEEVDAKIERERNNLAELTLKEGPAAEGDTVVIDFVGSVDGVEFDGGKGENFSLGLGSGQFIPGFEAQLVGHAAGEEVNVEVTFPEDYQATDLAGKPALFVTKIHEVKAKVVPALDDELAKDIDEEVETLDELKAKYRKELEAAKEAAYEDAVESATLELAVENAEIVDLPEEMIHEEVHRAMNEFLGGMQQQGISPDMYFQITGTTKEDLHKQYEADAAKRTKTNLVVEAVAKAEGFEATEEEINKEIEDLAATYKMEVAQVRTLLSPEMLKHDIAVKKAVDVITSTASVK